A part of Setaria viridis chromosome 8, Setaria_viridis_v4.0, whole genome shotgun sequence genomic DNA contains:
- the LOC117834193 gene encoding ATP-citrate synthase alpha chain protein 2, whose amino-acid sequence MARKKIREYDSKRLLKENLKRLAGIDLTILSAQITQSTDFAELLSQQPWLSTTKLVVKPDMLFGKRGKSGLVALNLDFDQVKEFVKERLGVEVEMGGCKAPITTFIVEPFVPHDQEYYLSIVSERLGSTISFSECGGIEIEENWDKVKTVFLPTEKPMTQDACAPLIATLPLEARGKIGDFIKGVFAVFQDLDFSFLEMNPFTMVNGEPYPLDMRGELDDTAAFKNFKKWGAIEFPLPFGRVLSATESFIHELDEKTSASLKFTVLNPKGRIWTMVAGGGASVIYADTVGDLGYASELGNYAEYSGAPNEEEVLHYARVVLDCATADPDGRKRALLIGGGIANFTDVAATFNGIIRALREKESKLKASRMHIYVRRGGPNYQTGLAKMRKLGAELGVPIEVYGPEATMTGICKQAIECVMAAA is encoded by the exons ATCACACAATCAACAGACTTCGCAGAGCTTCTGAGCCAGCAGCCATGGCTGTCAACCACAAAGTTGGTTGTGAAGCCCGATATGTTGTTTGGGAAGCGTGGCAAGAGTGGCCTTGTGGCTCTCAACCTGGATTTCGATCAAGTCAAGGAGTTTGTCAAGGAGCGGTTGGGAGTCGAG GTTGAGATGGGTGGCTGCAAGGCTCCAATCACGACCTTCATTGTTGAACCATTTGTGCCCCATGATCAAGAGTATTACCTATCGATTGTGTCAGAGAGGCTGGGCAGCACTATCAGCTTCTCAGAGTGTGGAGGAATTGAGATTGAAGAGAACTGGGACAAGGTTAAGACAGTTTTTCTTCCGACTGAGAAGCCAATGACACAGGATGCTTGTGCTCCCTTGATTGCCACCCTTCCATTGGAG GCGCGTGGAAAAATTGGTGACTTCATTAAAGGAGTGTTTGCTGTCTTCCAAG ACTTGGACTTCTCATTTCTTGAGATGAACCCATTTACCATGGTGAATGGAGAGCCATATCCTCTGGACATGAGAGGAGAACTAGATGACACAGCAGCTTTCAAGAACTTCAAAAA GTGGGGAGCTATTGAATTTCCTCTACCATTTGGAAGAGTACTCAGCGCTACAGAAAGTTTCATCCATGAACTAGATGAGAAG ACAAGCGCCTCTCTGAAGTTTACAGTTTTGAACCCAAAGGGGCGCATCTGGACAATGGTTGCTGGAGGAGGTGCTAGTGTCATATATGCTGATACT GTTGGAGATCTGGGATATGCTTCAGAGCTAGGAAATTATGCAGAGTATAGTGGTGCACCAAACGAGGAGGAGGTTCTGCACTATGCTAGAGTTGTACTTGAT TGTGCAACTGCTGATCCTGATGGTCGCAAGAGGGCACTTCTCATTGGAGGTGGCATAGCAAACTTCACCGATGTTGCTGCCACATTCAATGGCATCATCCGGGCCTTAAGAGAGAAG GAATCCAAGTTGAAGGCTTCAAGGATGCACATTTATGTTCGCCGAGGTGGCCCGAATTACCAAACTGGACTGGCTAAAATGCGTAAGCTTGGTGCAGAACTCGGTGTTCCAATTGAG GTGTATGGGCCAGAAGCGACGATGACAGGAATCTGCAAACAAGCAATTGAATGCGTCATGGCTGCAGCATAG